From Scleropages formosus chromosome 9, fSclFor1.1, whole genome shotgun sequence, one genomic window encodes:
- the LOC108930575 gene encoding ELAV-like protein 1 isoform X4: protein MSCAASSAALERWNLPSSSATKWQVSYARPSSDSIKDANLYISGLPKSMTQKDVEDMFARYGRIINSRVLVDQASGLSRGVAFIRFDKRVEAEDAIKDLNGQKPPGATEPITVKFAANPNQAKSSQLLSQIYHSQSRRFGGPVHHQAQRFRFSPMSVDHMSGISGVNMPGNSTSGWCIFIYNLGQDADEGILWQMFGPFGAVTNVKVIRDFNTNKCKGFGFVTMTNYEEAAMAIASLNGYRLGDKILQVSFKTSKSHK from the exons GTGTCGTATGCCAGGCCGAGTTCTGACAGCATTAAGGATGCAAATCTCTACATTAGTGGATTGCCCAAGAGCATGACGCAGAAAGATGTGGAGGATATGTTCGCACGCTATGGCCGAATTATAAATTCCCGAGTTCTAGTTGATCAGGCTTCAG GTTTGTCCCGAGGTGTTGCGTTTATCCGTTTTGACAAAAGAGTTGAGGCAGAGGATGCCATAAAGGACttgaatggtcagaagccacCAGGTGCTACAGAGCCCATCACAGTAAAGTTTGCTGCCAACCCCAACCAGGCAAAAAGCTCTCAGCTCCTTTCCCAGATCTACCACTCGCAGTCTCGTCGCTTTGGCGGCCCTGTTCACCACCAGGCACAGAGGTTCAG GTTTTCACCAATGAGTGTAGATCACATGAGTGGCATCTCCGGTGTCAACATGCCTGGCAACTCCACTTCAGGCTGGTGCATTTTCATCTACAACCTGGGCCAGGATGCAGATGAGGGCATTCTGTGGCAGATGTTTGGCCCCTTTGGTGCTGTCACCAATGTGAAAGTCATTCGTGACTTCAACaccaataaatgtaaagggtttGGTTTTGTGACCATGACAAACTACGAGGAGGCTGCAATGGCCATTGCCAGTCTCAATGGTTATCGGCTCGGAGACAAGATTTTACAAGTGTCATTCAAAACCAGCAAGTCTCACAAGTAA